One Arachis hypogaea cultivar Tifrunner chromosome 2, arahy.Tifrunner.gnm2.J5K5, whole genome shotgun sequence genomic window, TAATAAGAAGACCCTTGCATCCTAAAAAAAAGTTTATGCTTACTGCACCATCGTTGCGCATTAGACCTAACTTGAAAGTTGTCTCTACAATCAATTTTTAAAGTCAAacagaataaattattatttctaataataaaattttaaaacattgaCAATTTAACtacatataaataaaattaattttgtactcaaaaataatttttatgtgataaaaatactcaattgttaattttattcatggataaatttattaatatttcaaATTTCTATAGGTAAAAATGACAactcttttttatcttttgtgaatacaaaatttttgtttattcatgaataaatttgtcaatattttaaattttttttttgtattggttaatattttaaactttaatagataaaaatagtAGTTCACTCTACCACAATACAATCATTCAATACCAAGGCATATCTTCCAAATAAAAACATGGCCTGCTTACAACAGATTTATCTTCGATTTAGATGCCTCTAGTTCAACGCGTGAAATCTATTTTCGAAATGAATGTCATAGTGCCTAAACATCCCCGAAAACCAAAACCCCAGAACTCTTGAACGCTTAGAAATAACGATAATTCGGGAAGCCAGGACATGTCTACTTTCAATAAAAACTGGAAGCAAATTACTCAGCAGCTCtctttacaaaatattttatcaagGGATTACAACCTCACTCCAATCCAAAGAAACCCAACAATCTCCTCAAGTACATTATTACTTTTGTTTACTACTAATGTGTAGGCAACCTTCCTGATCCTTTTTCCTCTAGGAACCATTTGAAGGCCTGAATACAGTATAGCCATTGACACCACTCGTGTTTGAGTAATCTTGATAGTATGAGTAACCATTTTGCGTATTTCTCATTCCTAAATAAGACAGATCGGATCCAGCCACCCGccactggtttggcatcatcCTATCTACCTTGCCATTTCCATATGGTAGTGTACTCACCTGGGGAAGATAATCCCTCAGTGAGTCAAAATGCCCACTAGATGAGCTATAACCTTGCTGAAACCCAGGATCATGGTAACTATGTGACCGCTCAAACCTACAACTGCTTGACGATCCCAAATCATTTGTACCTAAGTCTCCAGGAAAAGTGAACTGCCGATTTAGTAACTGCGGTCCATCATTGGGTGACTGGAAGACAGAACTTGCACTGGTTGTCTCCCCGATACTTTGTTCATCATCAAGCAGATCATTTATGATATCAAGATGTGGGAACTCATCCACGAGCAATCCTTGGCTCTGACGCCCCGATGTGCAGGCTAGGAAGTCACCGGGTATATTTCCCAGAGATCTATTGTGTACCGACCTGTAGAAGTCAAGGTTTTGAACTTCATTAAGTCGTGAAGGTGGTTCATAGTGCATACTCCTGCTGGCTTCCCTTTGTGAGCCGTCAAGCCACTGCGGGCCATTCTGTAAAATATCCTGTGTAATCATGCCAAAGGGAAGAGCAGACTGGCCAGCATTAGAATCCATTTTGTCCGAGCTATGCGACACATATACTGGTGATGATGCCAAGGGGGGTGGTTGTGAGTAACCAGGAGTTTGGTTTACGCCTGAATTGGAGCTGGAATGACTGAGACTAGCAGAGGCCACAGGGTTTCCTATTATTGCATTCCTGTAAGACTGAGGAACATAATTATGAGTTGCAGAAGAGGGATCAGGACCTAAGCAACCAGTTGCACTCACTGAGCGTGCAAGCAGTGGAGTTTGCACCATGGAAATAACAGGGGCAGTTGGTCTGGGACCAGGAACTAGAGGAGCACTTGAAGGCCGTGACATCATAGGCGATTGGGACATTGATCTCTCAGTTAATCTAGGGGGTGAAGTCTTCTGGAATTCTCTCTTGGGCACAATTGTTACTTGGGATACCGAAGTTAAAGATGCATCTTTGTCAGTTTGCTGTGAACCACTTAAAGATGTTTTCCTGACATGAACAGGATCTCCAGTAGCACTAGCGTGGTGTTCTGACTTCATTTTAACAGATGAGAGTAAGCTCCCTTGAGGACTGCTTGGTGAGGATGGCACCACTGATGTCTTCTCTTTCTGTAGGCTTTCTATTTCAACAGATCTTTCAGCATCAATACATTCTTCAGTGCACTGCTCGTCTTCCTATCAATTAGAAAAGTAGGAGGGAATAATATCAGGCTCAAACTGCAACAGTACTATGAAAAGATACTTCAATATAAGATTGGACACATTAAAATCATCTATTGAAAATGAGACTAGTTTGTAgcaggaaaaagaaaagattaaaaaagCATGGGATGATTacaaaaattaaggaaaagaatTCACCTATCCATTTTTACTACCATTTCAAATCAAGTTTCCTGCTATTTCAACATAAAGCATCTAGGGCATTGCTACATAGATACAAAGCGATTTATCTAAAATTATGGTTTGGAAGCAGTATAAAAAACTATCCTAAAATCACATCTGAATGATgggagagaaaaaaatataagcaTCATTGTTGAGCGTTCAATTCCTGTGTAGATCATTCTCTAGATATGAAAGCTATATTGAAACATCATCAACTTCTTTTGGCCCTAGAGTATCAAATTACTTTGCCAGACTTAGAGCAAAATAAGGCAAACAAGATCAGCAGTCATCTCATATCCAAGATCTTTTAAAATGTCTTTTGAAGTGATTCTCAATGAAGAAACCAATCTGGCTCTCCAAGTAGGAAGTGAGACATCTTGAAAACAATGGGCAAAAACAGGACATATCCAGTAATTATAGCAAATTGTACAAGATATCTCGAAACTAAGACCACCTTGCTATCATGCTTCTCAAGCCACTTTAATCGATCCTGCAAGCAAAGAACACCACTCTCGGGCTCAGATTGACCAACTTTACCACTTCCTGATGCATTATTAATGTCCCCAACCTCTGCAGTGGAACCAGATAGCTGACTATCCATTTCAGTTGTCCAACTACCTCCACCGCATGATGTTTTACCTTGGTTCTTACTTCTACAGATACATAGTGCCAAATCAATAACATGCATAAATCATTGAAATCAAAATCCATCCACATGAAACACACCATGAGCTATATGGTTACCTGCTAGGGGACTTTTGGACTTTGTAATTTGAAAATGAGGTCCGGTCATTCATCACTGCAGATGGCAACGAATCAGTGGAGCATGTTGAAGAACTGTCATCCATCACTAAACTGCTTCTCTTCTCAGCAATTCCATTTTGCATAGATGAAAGGCTGCCTACCCCATTGCTACTAGCCTCAGTTGTAGGATGAATTTCAGATGTATCAGTATCCCAATTAGCAGGACCAGCATCTCTGTCTTCTGAGTCAAGCTGAAGCACTTCACCAACTCCATCAATGGAGTCTGACGCATCAGACacaacatccagggcttcaaacTTTTCATCCTGAGTATGAACTTCCTCCATGTTAGAATCCTTTTTCTCATCAGCAGCATTTTCATGGTGCTTGTCAAGTACAGCCATGGTTGGCCTCTCCTCCCTCCCTTTATCCTTTCCTTTTCGATTGTTCCGTTTCTGTTTGGCCTGAAGTGAAAGAACTACTTTCAGAAAACCCAACCAACACAAAAACATGCACATCAGGAAAGCAAGCAATTCAAAAGAATGTGAACATCTGGAAAAATATCATTAGAGTATACTAAAACGGCTTATAAGGTATTAAGGTTGCGTTTAGAAgagagactgagactgagagacaaagACTTAATAAGTCTTTATATTGCATTTGGTGTAAGTGTATAGAACTGAGTTATGTCTCAATATCTTGTTTGGTTTAAGATAAAAATAGAGACTTaaaaaagtgaaattactaaaatacccttattaattaaaaccctaaccctacccatGCAGCGACCCTTAAAATAAGTGAAATTACTAGTATTCCCCTTGAAGCACCCCACATCTTCACCATAACCTACATCCACAAAACCTTTGGAGGAACCCTAAGTTGAACCCAAATCGAAAACACCACTGGAAGACGAAGACGAAGTTGATGAAGAACACAGAAGAAGGATCATACACCAAACCCTTCTTCCTTAAGATCTTTGAATCCTTTTCGGGATCTTTTTCCTCCATGGATGATAGATTGAAAGTGTTGACGAGATCATTGAAAACGGTGATATTGTTGCCCTCAGCTTCTTGTGGCTGTTCCTCTTCTTCGGATTGGAGAGGTTCCTTCTTTTCGTTGAGCTTCTTCGGTGAAGATTTCTTCTTCCTCAGATCTCCAATGCTGCCCCCTGTTCTTCTCTTTCCTTTCCTGATTTTGAAATCCTCTTGTTTATGATTGTTGAATCTGATTTTGACATATGTTTATGAGATTGTTGTTGTTCTTGGTCTTATTGCTGTTGGTGGTGGTGGAATTCGGTAATGGCAGAGATACGGTGGTGGGGGTGAGAGGTGTGCTGAGGTTGGGGGGTGAGAGGTGAGGGCTATGAAGTGTTGGCAGTGGAGTGGCAATGGAAGGACTATGAGGAGCAGACTTGGAATATAAAATTTCGAATAAGGGCATTTTAGGAAAGAAATATCAAtaaagttttaatcttcatccCCAAAAATTTCAATCCCTTGTGTCCCCACTTTCTAGAGGTACTGAAGGGACTGAGTGTTCCAGAACTGAAATTTTATTTCCAGTCTCTGACCACCAAACATGATATTGAGTTTCAATCCCCCCAGTCTTAGTCTCGttacctcaaaacaaacacaGCCTAGTGGGGAAAATAATCCAAGTTTCCAAATCATTAGCCCAAAAAAAGATATGTAGAAAAGAATCGAAGGATCTAAGATATGTAGAAAAGGATCGAAGGATCTAAGACACGTAGAAAATACATTAATAAAGTTGAATCATGCAAGCCAAGAAATGAACTCATTACAAACCAATATTCAAAGCATGGGATTTAATATATAAACTCAATATAATGTCAAAAAATAGTAATGTATTTTGCTGCTGCTCATTACAAATAACATGATAATGTGATCATTTTATAATACTTGTTATTTATGATTCATTTTCTAAGAAAGATTTGATCTTGACTcgagttttaaaataaattattaactggAAATATCAGATGATTGCATACAAATCTCAATCAGATATTCTAGTATAACTAATTTTGTTAAGATG contains:
- the LOC112742751 gene encoding TNF receptor-associated factor homolog 1a, with translation MAGIAIEEPGVGKSVEGMLSGQRCQTGEALAEWRSSEQVENGIPSTSPPYWDTDDDDDGPKPSELYGKYTWKIEKFSQITKRELRSNAFEVGGYKWYILIYPQGCDVCNHLSLFLCVANHDKLLPGWSHFAQFTIAVVNKDPKKSKYSDTLHRFWKKEHDWGWKKFMELSKVYDGFVDTSDNLIIKAQVQVIREKADRPFRCLDCQYRRELVRVYLTNVEQICRRFVEERRGKLGKLIEDKARWLSFCTFWREIDQASRCRMSQEKTDVILKVVVKHFFIEKEVTSTLVMDSLYSGLKALEGHTPSKKGTAKLLDVEELPAPIVCVEKDMFVLVDDVLLLLERAAIEPLPPKDEKGPQNRTKDGNTGEDFNKDSIERDERRLTELGRRTLEIFVLAHIFSNKIEVSYQEAVALKRQEELIREEAAWLAESEQKAKRGLNDREKKNKKKQAKQKRNNRKGKDKGREERPTMAVLDKHHENAADEKKDSNMEEVHTQDEKFEALDVVSDASDSIDGVGEVLQLDSEDRDAGPANWDTDTSEIHPTTEASSNGVGSLSSMQNGIAEKRSSLVMDDSSSTCSTDSLPSAVMNDRTSFSNYKVQKSPSRSKNQGKTSCGGGSWTTEMDSQLSGSTAEVGDINNASGSGKVGQSEPESGVLCLQDRLKWLEKHDSKEDEQCTEECIDAERSVEIESLQKEKTSVVPSSPSSPQGSLLSSVKMKSEHHASATGDPVHVRKTSLSGSQQTDKDASLTSVSQVTIVPKREFQKTSPPRLTERSMSQSPMMSRPSSAPLVPGPRPTAPVISMVQTPLLARSVSATGCLGPDPSSATHNYVPQSYRNAIIGNPVASASLSHSSSNSGVNQTPGYSQPPPLASSPVYVSHSSDKMDSNAGQSALPFGMITQDILQNGPQWLDGSQREASRSMHYEPPSRLNEVQNLDFYRSVHNRSLGNIPGDFLACTSGRQSQGLLVDEFPHLDIINDLLDDEQSIGETTSASSVFQSPNDGPQLLNRQFTFPGDLGTNDLGSSSSCRFERSHSYHDPGFQQGYSSSSGHFDSLRDYLPQVSTLPYGNGKVDRMMPNQWRVAGSDLSYLGMRNTQNGYSYYQDYSNTSGVNGYTVFRPSNGS